The proteins below come from a single Pandoraea apista genomic window:
- a CDS encoding D-alanyl-D-alanine carboxypeptidase family protein has product MPLSLTSFSSSPMKFNASLSRAAAAAALVACGSLAALPARAQQIPPPPMTAKAWTIVDVTSGQVLAAGDPDARVEPASLTKIMTSYLIFEALRDKRISMDQTVIPGESVRKVGRDESRTFIEAGKPVSVHDLVYGMIIQSGNDASIALAELVGGSQPGFVELMNRAAQRMGLKNTHYTNVDGLTDPQHYTTVADIATLSTHMIQDFPEYYKIYSEKSFTYNNIRQPNRNRLLYLDPTVDGLKTGHTKEAGYCLVSTASRPLPGTPGVNRRVLSVVVGEPTERARVQDSLSALNYGYQNFDTLRVYGANQVVATPKVWKGKDSELKIGVKKDTFITVPKGMADKIKPQLELREPLIAPLANGAPVGTVKVMADGKQLAEFPVVALADVPQASFIGRAWDALRLMFVKK; this is encoded by the coding sequence ATGCCTCTGAGTCTCACATCGTTTTCCTCATCGCCAATGAAATTCAACGCTTCGCTGTCCCGTGCTGCCGCTGCTGCGGCGCTCGTCGCTTGCGGCTCGCTTGCTGCGCTTCCTGCCCGTGCTCAACAGATTCCGCCGCCGCCGATGACGGCCAAGGCATGGACCATCGTCGACGTCACCAGCGGTCAGGTGCTCGCCGCCGGTGACCCCGATGCGCGTGTGGAGCCGGCTTCGCTCACGAAGATCATGACTTCGTACCTGATCTTCGAAGCACTGCGCGACAAGCGCATTTCGATGGATCAGACCGTAATTCCGGGCGAGTCGGTTCGCAAGGTCGGTCGCGACGAATCACGTACGTTCATCGAAGCCGGCAAGCCGGTCTCGGTGCACGATCTCGTATATGGCATGATCATCCAGTCGGGTAACGACGCATCGATTGCGCTGGCCGAACTCGTGGGCGGCTCGCAGCCGGGTTTCGTCGAGCTGATGAACCGCGCGGCGCAGCGTATGGGCCTGAAGAACACCCATTACACGAACGTCGACGGCCTGACCGACCCGCAGCATTACACGACCGTGGCCGACATCGCCACGCTGTCGACGCACATGATTCAAGACTTCCCCGAGTACTACAAGATCTACTCGGAGAAGAGCTTCACGTATAACAACATCCGTCAGCCGAACCGTAACCGTTTGCTGTATCTCGATCCGACGGTCGATGGCCTGAAGACCGGCCACACGAAGGAAGCGGGCTACTGCCTCGTGTCGACGGCGTCGCGCCCGCTGCCGGGTACGCCGGGCGTGAACCGCCGCGTGCTGTCGGTGGTCGTGGGCGAGCCGACCGAGCGCGCCCGCGTGCAGGACAGTCTCTCGGCGCTGAACTACGGCTACCAGAACTTCGACACGCTGCGCGTGTACGGCGCGAATCAGGTCGTGGCCACGCCCAAGGTGTGGAAGGGCAAGGACAGCGAGTTGAAGATCGGCGTGAAGAAGGACACTTTCATCACGGTGCCGAAGGGCATGGCCGACAAGATCAAGCCGCAGCTCGAATTGCGTGAGCCGCTGATTGCGCCGCTCGCCAACGGCGCTCCGGTGGGCACCGTCAAGGTCATGGCCGACGGCAAGCAATTGGCCGAATTCCCGGTCGTGGCCCTCGCCGACGTGCCGCAGGCCAGCTTCATCGGCCGTGCCTGGGATGCCCTGCGCCTGATGTTCGTGAAGAAGTAA